From a single Haloarcula sp. DT43 genomic region:
- a CDS encoding GNAT family N-acetyltransferase: MEIATASMDDVDTVVDLWVRLAESQRAHGSHLFGDRNRTAVRESIVQRVVAENVRIARIDGRAVGFVMVTIDSGRYEQDETRGIVENIFVEPTHRGQGVGSELLDAAEEVLRQAGVDRLALEAMADNESARQFYRAHGYAPHRVELEKPTENDTL; the protein is encoded by the coding sequence GTGGAAATCGCCACCGCTTCGATGGACGACGTGGACACTGTCGTCGACCTGTGGGTCCGACTGGCGGAGAGCCAGCGCGCCCACGGGTCACACCTGTTCGGGGACCGGAACCGGACCGCGGTCCGGGAGTCCATCGTCCAGCGCGTCGTCGCCGAGAACGTCCGCATCGCCCGTATCGACGGGCGAGCCGTCGGGTTCGTCATGGTGACCATCGACAGCGGTCGCTACGAGCAAGACGAGACGCGGGGCATCGTCGAGAACATCTTCGTCGAGCCGACCCACCGGGGCCAGGGCGTCGGAAGCGAACTGCTCGACGCGGCGGAGGAGGTACTCCGCCAGGCCGGAGTGGACCGGCTCGCACTGGAGGCGATGGCAGACAACGAGTCGGCCCGACAGTTCTACCGGGCGCACGGCTACGCGCCCCACCGGGTCGAACTCGAAAAGCCGACGGAAAACGATACTCTCTAA
- a CDS encoding CBS domain-containing protein, protein MNGEVTVREVMNREYVGASESDDLLETTELLIHEEQHPILVLRGNEPVGVATDRDVLAYIVDGGDPETATVGDVMRESVPTVDPDARLPEARDQMAARSAEFLLVTADGEPLGTLTEHDILSTARLESESTEVAEQAPQVATTGKEATTDGMQSAAEDSFDDQGICSACGTFTRDLASFNGQLLCADCRDV, encoded by the coding sequence ATGAACGGCGAGGTCACCGTCCGGGAGGTCATGAACAGAGAGTACGTCGGGGCGAGCGAGTCCGACGACCTCCTCGAGACGACGGAGTTGTTGATACACGAGGAGCAGCATCCGATTCTCGTGTTGCGGGGGAACGAACCGGTCGGCGTCGCGACGGACAGGGACGTGCTGGCGTATATCGTCGACGGCGGCGACCCGGAGACCGCGACCGTCGGGGACGTGATGCGCGAGTCGGTCCCGACCGTCGACCCCGACGCCAGGCTACCGGAGGCGCGGGACCAAATGGCGGCGCGGTCCGCGGAGTTCCTGCTGGTCACGGCCGACGGTGAACCGCTTGGGACGCTGACCGAACACGACATCCTCTCGACTGCGCGGTTAGAAAGCGAGTCGACCGAGGTCGCCGAGCAGGCTCCACAGGTAGCGACGACCGGGAAGGAGGCGACGACGGACGGGATGCAGTCCGCCGCCGAGGACTCCTTCGACGACCAGGGCATCTGTTCCGCCTGTGGGACGTTCACGCGGGACCTAGCGTCGTTCAACGGACAGCTCCTCTGTGCGGACTGCCGGGACGTGTGA
- a CDS encoding GTP cyclohydrolase III yields MTNTQITHIQIDNYGPWTVTPEPRREVDLQTLQSRLYADLAQLFGNRDGYIFFSRFDNMIAVTNGLGEEAHALIQESVGNRYPVTMSLSVATGTTPVSALGTATEQLQEAGSAQDKGRREVLRGQTIDEEFRTPTDVQLAHFDVDDATEKYTDQLNEFDTFIQIEQGYAALMKYMREAHDSLSFFVGGDNVIAVCPDLDEADYHDAISHVREAVDVELKVGVGRGRTAATAGMDAKHALETCRATGEAVTIETTE; encoded by the coding sequence GTGACGAACACCCAGATCACGCATATTCAGATCGACAACTACGGCCCGTGGACTGTGACGCCCGAACCCCGCCGTGAAGTCGACCTCCAGACGCTCCAGTCCCGTCTGTACGCCGACCTCGCCCAGCTGTTCGGGAACCGCGACGGCTACATCTTCTTCTCGCGGTTCGACAACATGATAGCCGTCACGAACGGGCTCGGCGAGGAGGCCCACGCGCTCATCCAGGAGTCGGTCGGCAACCGCTACCCGGTCACCATGAGCCTCTCGGTCGCGACGGGCACGACGCCGGTTTCGGCGCTCGGGACGGCGACCGAGCAGCTCCAGGAGGCCGGGAGCGCACAGGACAAAGGTCGGCGTGAGGTGCTCCGCGGCCAGACAATCGACGAGGAGTTCCGGACACCGACGGACGTGCAACTCGCCCACTTCGACGTCGACGACGCCACGGAGAAGTACACCGACCAACTCAACGAGTTCGACACCTTCATTCAGATAGAGCAGGGGTACGCGGCGCTGATGAAGTACATGCGCGAGGCCCACGACTCGCTGTCGTTTTTCGTCGGCGGCGACAACGTCATCGCGGTCTGTCCGGACCTGGACGAAGCGGACTACCACGATGCCATCAGCCACGTCCGCGAGGCGGTCGACGTGGAACTGAAGGTCGGCGTCGGGCGTGGACGGACAGCAGCGACGGCCGGGATGGACGCGAAGCACGCCCTGGAGACGTGTCGGGCGACCGGCGAAGCCGTCACTATCGAGACAACCGAGTAA
- a CDS encoding DUF7344 domain-containing protein yields MATTRSGGDRTGAGLPEEVVEDLLANDSRRRALSILAARDEPMVVADLAAAVLAAERGTEPAAVPRSERESLTEELFTEHLPKLTATDVVAYDSMVGTVELRRRDAVPTDRP; encoded by the coding sequence ATGGCGACGACACGCTCAGGCGGTGACCGGACCGGAGCGGGGCTCCCCGAGGAGGTCGTCGAGGACCTCCTGGCGAACGACAGCCGCCGTCGCGCGCTCTCGATACTGGCGGCCCGCGACGAGCCGATGGTCGTGGCGGACCTCGCGGCGGCGGTGCTGGCGGCCGAGCGCGGCACCGAGCCGGCAGCAGTGCCCCGCAGCGAGCGAGAGAGCCTCACCGAAGAACTGTTCACCGAACACCTCCCGAAACTGACAGCCACGGACGTCGTCGCGTACGACTCGATGGTCGGGACCGTCGAGCTACGGCGGCGCGACGCCGTGCCGACCGACCGCCCGTAA
- a CDS encoding DUF5785 family protein: MDWPHDPDGEEGSEGRRKYGHAVLAKKVDEDEDFPLTAEEYVEQYGDHPVRIDYETVVSVADIFEYVDQEEFEDFPDFHKALGRALREADWWPYRLEHA, translated from the coding sequence ATGGATTGGCCACACGATCCGGACGGCGAGGAAGGTAGCGAGGGCCGGCGCAAGTACGGCCACGCTGTGCTGGCGAAGAAAGTCGACGAGGACGAGGACTTCCCGTTGACCGCCGAGGAGTACGTCGAACAGTACGGGGACCATCCGGTTCGGATCGACTACGAGACGGTCGTCAGCGTGGCGGACATCTTCGAGTACGTCGACCAAGAGGAGTTCGAGGACTTCCCGGACTTCCACAAGGCCCTCGGGCGTGCGCTGCGGGAGGCGGACTGGTGGCCGTACAGACTCGAACACGCCTGA
- a CDS encoding PGF-pre-PGF domain-containing protein, with the protein MSGASKDANTILAGESVNVTATVQNTGDSGGAMTIEYVVNGTTRATERVVVDADSAVERTRALTFDSPGTYRIKVQSPGNSAGRVTVKPALVETLRTDATTRQLRIRGGTVPTDEPYELNVSGPANRSFGVHSWTVNASQQAFTQDITEYTEPGAADVPVPTGDDASVFGVVTVGSSDGVAPSSMQFALTRETLQSAGISASDVSLYHRVNGSWRATETTVVSEQPDRVVYEADTSGASAYAVGRIRPSFTVVRTSVISEGAADGHRVSVRGTVENAGSAPGTYDARMLVDGEVVNRTSVTVPANADRTVTLSTVVTTPGQFRIGFNEVDAGEVQITESQVGTDENGGTEPETEPPETEPAVQTDPAADGDGVGLGPLPATVMGISTVLVVGGLLGALFLFGVVIAVLRRAGGRNDSGFEL; encoded by the coding sequence GTGTCCGGCGCGTCGAAAGACGCGAACACGATACTGGCTGGCGAATCGGTGAACGTCACGGCGACGGTCCAGAACACCGGCGACTCGGGCGGCGCGATGACTATCGAGTACGTGGTAAATGGGACGACCAGAGCGACCGAGCGGGTGGTCGTCGACGCCGACTCGGCGGTCGAGCGGACGCGGGCGCTGACCTTCGACAGTCCCGGAACGTACAGGATAAAGGTCCAGAGCCCCGGGAACTCCGCCGGACGGGTCACGGTCAAACCGGCACTCGTCGAGACCCTGCGGACGGACGCGACGACGCGGCAGCTCAGGATACGCGGCGGGACGGTCCCGACGGACGAACCCTACGAACTGAACGTGTCGGGGCCGGCGAACCGCTCGTTCGGCGTCCACTCGTGGACGGTCAACGCGTCACAGCAGGCGTTCACGCAGGACATCACCGAGTACACCGAACCCGGCGCGGCGGACGTTCCGGTCCCGACCGGCGACGACGCGTCGGTGTTCGGCGTGGTGACCGTGGGGTCGTCGGACGGCGTCGCACCGTCGTCGATGCAGTTCGCGCTGACCCGTGAAACCCTCCAGTCGGCCGGAATCAGCGCGTCGGACGTCAGCCTGTACCACCGCGTGAACGGGTCCTGGCGTGCCACGGAGACAACCGTCGTCTCCGAGCAACCGGACCGCGTCGTCTACGAGGCCGACACGTCCGGTGCGTCGGCCTACGCCGTCGGGCGAATCCGGCCGTCCTTTACCGTCGTGCGGACCTCGGTCATCAGCGAGGGGGCCGCCGACGGGCACCGGGTCAGCGTCAGGGGCACGGTCGAGAACGCCGGCAGCGCCCCGGGCACGTACGACGCGCGGATGCTGGTCGACGGCGAGGTCGTCAACCGAACGTCGGTGACCGTGCCGGCCAACGCCGACCGGACGGTGACGCTGTCGACGGTCGTGACGACGCCGGGGCAGTTCCGAATCGGGTTCAACGAGGTCGACGCGGGCGAAGTACAGATAACCGAGAGCCAGGTCGGGACCGACGAGAACGGCGGGACCGAACCGGAAACGGAACCGCCGGAAACGGAGCCAGCGGTCCAGACCGACCCTGCGGCCGACGGTGACGGCGTCGGCCTCGGCCCGTTACCGGCGACGGTCATGGGTATCAGTACGGTCCTGGTCGTCGGCGGCCTCCTGGGTGCGCTGTTCCTCTTCGGCGTCGTCATCGCCGTCCTCCGTCGGGCCGGCGGCCGGAACGACAGCGGCTTCGAACTGTAG
- a CDS encoding uracil-DNA glycosylase family protein, translating into MDAHQESKSNPFGMDEECQNCPALCETRENVVHGYGDVGAEFIVLGDAPAAGADASGIPFTGERERELLDILAAVDMCSDPDADRPQLRNTFLTYVTRCRHPDRAATDEEVGNCEPYLNSEVRMINPEILLPVGQRPLEELAFEYTTMSEDELDIAERHATTIRGRGFEILPMLPPAEQTDAERTAFLDHFSETLGQDYRQTKGRRGR; encoded by the coding sequence ATGGACGCACACCAGGAGTCCAAGTCGAACCCGTTCGGGATGGACGAGGAGTGCCAGAACTGCCCCGCGCTGTGTGAGACGCGCGAGAACGTCGTCCACGGCTACGGCGACGTAGGTGCCGAGTTCATCGTTCTCGGCGACGCGCCAGCGGCCGGCGCGGACGCGTCGGGCATCCCCTTCACCGGCGAGCGCGAGCGCGAACTGCTCGACATCCTGGCTGCGGTCGACATGTGCTCCGACCCGGACGCCGACAGGCCGCAGTTACGGAACACCTTCCTCACCTACGTGACCCGCTGTCGCCACCCCGACCGGGCCGCGACCGACGAGGAGGTCGGCAACTGCGAGCCGTATCTCAACAGCGAGGTACGGATGATAAACCCAGAGATTCTGCTCCCGGTGGGCCAGCGCCCCCTCGAGGAACTGGCCTTCGAGTACACCACGATGAGCGAGGACGAACTCGACATCGCGGAGCGACACGCGACCACGATTCGCGGCCGCGGGTTCGAAATCCTCCCGATGCTCCCGCCCGCCGAACAGACCGACGCAGAGCGGACGGCGTTTCTAGACCACTTCAGCGAGACGCTCGGACAGGACTACCGCCAGACGAAGGGCCGGCGCGGGCGGTAG
- the aroC gene encoding chorismate synthase has translation MNGNEFGRLFRMTTYGESHGEAMGCTVSGVPAGVELSEEEIQTDLDRRKPGQSMITTSRGEPDKVSIQSGIQDGYTTGTPIGMVIQNKDARSGKYEPFITAPRPSHGDYTYSAKFGTRNWGGGGRSSARETVNWVAAGGVAKQVLDQSDYDVQIKAHVSQIGDVEAGPVTFEDMLEHSEENEVRCADPEAAEEMRDVADQHQTEGDSIGGAIYFECRGVPSGLGAPRFDSFPSRLGQAMYSIPAVNDFEYGIGREARTTRGSEYTEDWEFDEDGRPTPVGNDHGGIQGGITTGQPIYGEVSWHAPVSIPKTQKTVDWETGEEKEITVTGRHDPVLPPRAVPVVEAMLACTILDFMLLSGRINPDRLDGRPGEYDTDYHPSSPQNDPEDADTHAKTIDDD, from the coding sequence ATGAACGGCAACGAGTTCGGTCGTCTGTTCCGCATGACGACCTACGGCGAGTCCCACGGGGAGGCGATGGGCTGTACCGTCTCCGGCGTTCCGGCGGGCGTCGAACTCTCGGAAGAGGAGATACAGACGGACCTCGACCGGCGCAAGCCCGGGCAGTCGATGATTACCACCTCGCGGGGGGAACCCGACAAGGTGAGCATCCAGTCCGGGATTCAGGACGGCTACACCACCGGCACCCCCATCGGGATGGTCATCCAGAACAAGGACGCCCGCTCGGGCAAGTACGAGCCGTTCATCACGGCTCCGCGCCCATCGCACGGCGACTACACCTACTCCGCGAAGTTCGGGACCCGGAACTGGGGCGGCGGCGGCCGCTCGTCGGCCCGCGAGACGGTCAACTGGGTCGCCGCCGGCGGCGTCGCCAAGCAGGTGCTCGACCAGTCCGACTACGACGTGCAGATAAAGGCTCACGTCTCTCAAATCGGCGACGTGGAGGCCGGTCCGGTCACCTTCGAGGACATGCTCGAACACAGTGAGGAAAACGAGGTCCGCTGTGCCGACCCGGAGGCCGCCGAGGAGATGCGCGACGTGGCCGACCAGCACCAGACGGAGGGCGACTCCATCGGCGGCGCGATTTACTTCGAGTGTCGCGGCGTCCCGTCCGGGCTCGGCGCGCCACGGTTCGATAGCTTCCCGTCCCGGCTCGGCCAGGCGATGTACTCCATCCCGGCCGTCAACGACTTCGAGTACGGCATCGGCCGCGAGGCCCGGACGACCCGAGGCAGCGAGTACACCGAAGACTGGGAGTTCGACGAGGACGGCCGTCCGACGCCGGTCGGCAACGACCACGGCGGCATCCAGGGTGGCATCACGACCGGCCAGCCCATCTACGGCGAGGTGTCCTGGCACGCGCCGGTCTCGATTCCCAAGACCCAGAAGACGGTCGACTGGGAGACCGGCGAGGAGAAGGAGATAACGGTCACGGGCCGCCACGACCCGGTCCTGCCGCCGCGAGCGGTCCCGGTCGTCGAGGCCATGCTCGCCTGTACGATACTGGACTTCATGCTGCTGTCCGGCCGCATCAACCCCGACCGGCTCGACGGCCGGCCGGGCGAGTACGACACCGACTACCACCCCTCCAGCCCGCAGAACGACCCCGAGGACGCGGACACCCACGCGAAAACCATCGACGACGACTAA
- the aroA gene encoding 3-phosphoshikimate 1-carboxyvinyltransferase has product MDITIAESTVAGTAQAPPSKSYTHRAVLAAGYADGAVVRDPLVSADTRATMRAVEAYGGSVSLSEGGSTVEVTGFDGRPETPADVIDCANSGTTMRLVTATAALQDKLAVLTGDDSLRSRPQGPLLDAIGQLDGDAESTRRNGQAPLVVGGGVDGGAVEIPGDVSSQYITALLMAGAVSPDGIDIDLTTDLKSSPYVDITLEVLADFGVDAERTDGGFTVAGGQSYAPTGGEYSVPGDFSSMSYLLAAGALAAEDGLRVTSAFPSAQGDAAIVDILDRMGADLDWDEDSGEITVSKSALTGIEVGVEDTPDLLPTIATLGAAADGVTRITDAEHVRYKETDRVSAMAEALTKMGAEVEEKRDELIVSGEDSDLVGTTVAGRADHRIIMSLAVAGLVAEGETTVTGAEHVDVSFPDFFDVLESLGAAVQR; this is encoded by the coding sequence ATGGACATCACGATTGCCGAATCAACGGTCGCAGGGACGGCACAGGCCCCACCGTCGAAGAGCTACACGCACCGGGCGGTGCTGGCCGCGGGCTACGCCGACGGCGCGGTCGTCCGCGACCCGCTCGTGAGCGCGGACACGAGGGCGACGATGCGGGCGGTCGAGGCCTACGGCGGCAGCGTCTCGCTCTCCGAGGGCGGGTCGACGGTCGAGGTGACCGGCTTCGACGGCCGGCCGGAGACGCCGGCCGACGTCATCGACTGTGCCAACAGCGGGACGACGATGCGACTGGTCACCGCCACGGCCGCCCTGCAGGACAAGCTCGCGGTGCTGACCGGCGACGACTCGCTGCGCTCGCGACCACAGGGGCCGCTGCTCGACGCCATCGGACAGCTGGACGGCGACGCCGAGTCGACCCGCCGGAACGGGCAGGCTCCGCTCGTGGTCGGAGGCGGCGTCGACGGCGGCGCGGTCGAAATCCCCGGCGACGTCTCCTCGCAGTACATCACCGCCCTGCTGATGGCCGGGGCCGTCTCGCCGGACGGCATCGACATCGACCTGACGACCGACCTCAAGTCGTCACCGTACGTCGACATCACGCTAGAGGTGCTCGCCGACTTCGGCGTCGACGCCGAGCGGACCGACGGCGGGTTCACCGTCGCCGGCGGCCAGTCCTACGCGCCGACCGGCGGCGAGTACAGCGTCCCCGGCGACTTCTCGTCGATGAGCTACCTGCTCGCGGCCGGCGCGCTCGCCGCCGAGGACGGCCTGCGCGTCACGTCGGCGTTCCCCAGCGCCCAGGGCGACGCCGCCATCGTCGACATCCTCGACCGGATGGGGGCTGACCTCGACTGGGACGAGGACAGCGGCGAAATCACCGTCTCGAAGTCCGCGCTGACCGGTATCGAGGTCGGCGTCGAGGACACGCCGGACCTCCTGCCGACCATCGCGACGCTTGGGGCCGCCGCCGACGGCGTCACCCGGATTACCGACGCCGAGCACGTCCGGTACAAGGAGACCGACCGCGTGAGCGCGATGGCCGAGGCGCTGACGAAGATGGGCGCCGAGGTCGAGGAGAAACGGGACGAACTAATCGTCTCCGGCGAGGACAGCGACCTCGTCGGCACGACCGTCGCGGGCCGCGCGGACCACCGCATCATCATGTCGCTCGCCGTCGCCGGCCTCGTCGCCGAGGGCGAGACGACGGTGACCGGCGCGGAACACGTCGACGTGTCCTTCCCGGACTTCTTCGACGTGCTCGAATCGCTCGGCGCGGCCGTCCAGCGATAG